TGACCGCCGAGCGAATGATGTTGACCTTGCGCTGAACCTCGGGCTATTGCTTTGCGCGCGCGGCCTTGATTTTCGCCAGCAAATCCTGCGACGGTTGCTGATATGGCCCCCTGATGTTGCCGGCTTGCGTGAGGGCGCCGATGGCGTCGGAGGCGCGTTCCATCTTGGCGTAGGTGAAGCCGAGAAAATACCAGGCGCCGGCAAGATCGTCGGGAGAATCCCGCAACAGCGTGGTCGCGGTTTTCAACTCGGTGGCGGCGGCCGGGAATTTCCCTTCCTGCAACAAGGTGCGGCCCAGCACAGAATGCGCCACCCCGGCCAGCTTGCGGTCATCGGGGGTGGCGGAGGCGGCAGTCTTCTGCAATTCGATAGCGCGCCGTGCATAACTGCCCGCTTGAGCCATGTGCGCCGGATCGCTGGCGTAGGCGCTGGCGAGTACGGTGAGCAGCCTCATGTCTTTGGGTTTCTGCGCCAGCATTTTATCGCCGAAGGCGGCCAGGCCGGCGGAATCCTTCATCTCCTGGAAGGTCACAATCGCCAGCGTCGCCATTGACTCACCGAATTGCGATGCGGGAAACGCGGCAAGAAATTTCTCGATTTCCGGCATGCGGGTGCGCGCGACCTTCTCGCCGGTGATGGCGTTGTAGGCGGCAACTTCCATGTACTGGTAGCTCGGCTTGAGAGCCTCCTTTTGATCGGCAATCTGCGAAGCGTAAGCCTGCTCCGGCATGTCGGCCGGTTTGGGCGGCTTGCCGACACTGTCGATGATGGTGGCGCCACGCACGGCATAGTCCACGACCTTGGTGGAATCCTTGAGCTGCTGCGCGAAGTCGGTCTGCGAGACCAGGATTTCGACCGCATCCGGCATGGCGGCCAGCGCCTTGTCGCCGTATTCCAGGGCCTTCTGAGGATCGTTGGCGGCGCCATACTGCTGGGACAATTGCCAATTGCCAAACGCGGCGGCGGCGGGATTGGAGGCAAACTTTTGCACGAATTCCTGCAGCATGGCCGTACGCTTCTGCGCGTCCGCCTCGTTGGAGATGCGCTGCAACTCCAGGTCTTCGGGCGTGCCGGCCGCAATCACGATTTTGGATTGTGCCACGGCAAGCGGCGCCAGCAGCGCAAGGACGAGCGTCAATGCCGGAAAACGGAGATTCTTCATGAGACCCTCCCGGAATCAGGAAAACCCTCGACCTGTCCTGCAACAGAGGATCGGGGGACGAGCTGATTTTCAGGGGAATGCTATCTCCGAAGCGGGAGCTCAGCAAGCAGGAGGATCACAGGCAACGCACGCAAAAAAAAGCTGCCTTCGATGGACGAAGGCAGCGGCGCAAACAGAGAGACGGAGGCGGTTTAGACTTCGGGCGGCGCAGGCGGCGTTATTTCGACGCGGCTACGTCCGCGGATGGCCGGTAGTCCGACATCGCGGATCTTGTAGAGCAGGGCGCGATAACTAATGTTCAAGGCCCGGGCGGCACGCTTACGGTTCCAATGGTTCGCCTGCAGGACTTTGAAGATGATCTTACGTTCCAGCTCCAACACCGCCTGGCGCGTGACCTTTTTCAGCGAGATCGGTCCGTCGACGGGGAAATCGTCGTCGAACATCTCTTGCTTGCGCGGCAATAATTCGGAGGTGATCGCCTCCTCGGTACCGAGGATGGAGTAACGGCGCATCAGGTTCTCCAGCTCGCGGATATTACCCGGCCAGTGGTAGTGCTGGAGCTGGGTAAGCAGCTGCGACGAAGGCGTACGGGCACGGGAGTTGTATTTTTCGTTGTAGAGTTCGAGAAAGTAATGCACCAGCACGGGGATGTCGACGGCGCGCTCGCGCAACGGCGGCATTTGAATGTTGACGACGTTGATGCGATAGAAGAGGTCCTGGCGGAAGCGCCCGGCTTCCACTTCGTTCTCCAGAACCCGGTTGGTTGCGCAGACGACGCGGACTTCAACCTTCTTGTCCTCTTGCGCGCCGATGCTGCAAAACTGTCCGTCCTGCAGCAACTGGAGCAGCTTGGATTGCAGGCTGTAGTCGAGTTCGGAGATTTCGTCCAAGAACAGAGTGCCGCGGTTGGCGAGTTCGACGCGCCCCGGCTTGGAGCCATAAGCTCCGGTGAATGCTCCCTTTTCGTAGCCGAACAGTTCGCTCTCCAGCAAGGTGCCGGGGATAGCAGGACAGTTCACTTTCACCCAGGGGCCATTGCACCAGGCGGACAGGTTGTGGATGATACGCGCGATGATGTCCTTGCCGGTGCCGCTCTCCCCTTGAATGAGGACGGGGAGGTTGGCGCTGGCGATTTTTTGTACGCGTTCGCGTACCGCCTGCATGGCGCGGGTACTGCCAAACAGGACCGAATCCGGAGGCACCGGCGACGAGCGATCGGTTGAAAAAGTGGCTCCAGCTACTGCCATCGTGAAGACCTCTCCTGAAATCTGTGGCTACTCACGTATATTGCACTCTATTTGCCAAAGTTTGCACCCACCTTAGTGGGGCATAGTATGCCCTGGCTCTTGGCCGAGAAACTAAAGGCTAATGTATTTTCAGCAACTTACACGATATTCGAATTCTTGAGCCGCAGGGGAGGACATGAAATATGGGAAATTACTTTCCTATGCGGAAGCAATTTTCCCTTTTGCTGTTTCATGCAGGGGGCGATGAAACTTGAGGCCAAGCAGATGGCAGCGCTCGCCATGGGTAATACGAACCAGCTTGGCTTTAAGGCTACGTACTGATTGGGGGGAGACGGTATTGGGGGGAAGAGGAGCTACAGGAATTTCCAGGGACAGATTGGCGGAACGCGGCAAACTGCGCCTGGTTGCCAACAAAATACCTCCGGCGCTGATGTTGAGAGCGGTAGCAAATTCCAGAAACTCTTTGCCATCCTGATCGACGCCGCGGACAAAAACGGGGATCGATAATGGCAAACGCTGATGCTTCCGTCGCTCGGAGGGTGGCTTCTGCATTAAGCGTTTTCCCGTGCATCTGGGGGCACATGATGTGCCAAACACCTTAGACCACGAATCTAACGTGGAAAACTACGCTAAGCGATTATCAGCTCAGTATTTACGCGTGGTCGTGGGCAATGTTTACAATAAAATTCGGCGGCATCCGCCCAGCAAATGCAGCAACCTTTTGCGACTATCGAGGAAATTACTTGCACCACTTCCTTGACTTCATCCTGCGGCTCTCCTATCATCGAGACACCCGAGTAGGCTACCTGCGTCGCTTTCTCCCCTCAGAGTGCCGACCTGAGAATTGCCATGCCTGAACACTCCGAGAACGCGGCTGCAGCCGCATCGACAAGGCGGGCCATCGAAAAGGCATTTCTTGCCGCCGCCGACGGGAAGAAGAACGAAGTCGTGCAAGACGATCTGCTCCGGGCCTATCAACAACTGGAGATCGATTACCAGCGTTGCGCGCAAGCGCTGGCCACGGCGGCGCACGATTTGCGCACGCCGCTGGCGGTGGTTTCCGGATACATCGAACTGATGATGAGCGGCAAGCTCGGCCCTCTGACAGAGCTTCAAAACCGCTGCCTTGAGGACATGCATTCCAGCAGCCAGCGTCTG
This genomic interval from Terriglobales bacterium contains the following:
- a CDS encoding sigma-54 dependent transcriptional regulator; this encodes MAVAGATFSTDRSSPVPPDSVLFGSTRAMQAVRERVQKIASANLPVLIQGESGTGKDIIARIIHNLSAWCNGPWVKVNCPAIPGTLLESELFGYEKGAFTGAYGSKPGRVELANRGTLFLDEISELDYSLQSKLLQLLQDGQFCSIGAQEDKKVEVRVVCATNRVLENEVEAGRFRQDLFYRINVVNIQMPPLRERAVDIPVLVHYFLELYNEKYNSRARTPSSQLLTQLQHYHWPGNIRELENLMRRYSILGTEEAITSELLPRKQEMFDDDFPVDGPISLKKVTRQAVLELERKIIFKVLQANHWNRKRAARALNISYRALLYKIRDVGLPAIRGRSRVEITPPAPPEV
- a CDS encoding PilZ domain-containing protein; protein product: MQKPPSERRKHQRLPLSIPVFVRGVDQDGKEFLEFATALNISAGGILLATRRSLPRSANLSLEIPVAPLPPNTVSPQSVRSLKAKLVRITHGERCHLLGLKFHRPLHETAKGKIASA